One part of the Nymphaea colorata isolate Beijing-Zhang1983 chromosome 8, ASM883128v2, whole genome shotgun sequence genome encodes these proteins:
- the LOC116258484 gene encoding probable inactive purple acid phosphatase 2 has translation MDVSMGCPFLLPILFMAILAGSTAANVAKLDVYPKILKKSGDPVKIKWSGISNPCALDWLGVYSPATSSDENYIGYVFLSSSPTWNSGSGSIVLPLLNLRSSYQFRIFNWNESEINNGTRRDDMGNPLPGTRHLLATSEEISFVNYNDPSQIHLAFGAKDDEMRVMFITRDGMRSSVRYGLKEDELGETVEAPATTYTRPDMCDSPANSDIGWRDPGYIHDGLMKNLKPGKKYYYKVGGDEGGWSPTYSFISKDKQSDETNAFLFGDMGTSLPYLTFLYTQEESKSTVKWILRDIEDLGDKPAFISHIGDISYARGYAWIWDSFFTQIEPLASKVPYHVCIGNHEYDWPSQPWRPSWSYAVYGTDGGGECGVPYSLKFNMPGNSSLPTGTGAPATQNLYYSIDVGVVHFLFISTETNFLKGSDQYAFIKNDLESVNREKTPFVVAQGHRPMYTTSYELRDAPLRARMLEHLEPLFTSNRVDLALWGHVHTYERLCPLRNFTCGFPENSTDSHFTMHMVIGMGGQNWQSKWEPRPDHPDLPIYPQPARSLYRSAELGYVRLHATREKMVVTYIGNHDGMPHDSVEITSKGR, from the exons ATGGACGTCTCCATGGGGTGCCCCTTCCTTCTCCCTATACTGTTCATGGCCATCCTTGCCGGTTCCACCGCTGCCAACGTCGCCAAATTGGATGTTTAccccaaaattttgaagaaatccGGCGACCCGGTAAAGATAAAATGGAGCGGGATCTCGAACCCCTGTGCTCTCGATTGGCTTGGAGTCTACAGTCCTGCCACCTCTTCCGACGAGAACTACATTGGCTACGTTTTCTTATCGTCCTCCCCGACTTGGAACTCCGGCTCTGGTTCCATCGTTCTCCCTCTACTGAACCTGAGATCGAGCTATCAATTTCGAATCTTCAACTGGAACGAGAGCGAAATCAACAATGGGACTCGCCGCGACGACATGGGGAACCCGCTTCCAGGAACTCGCCACCTGCTGGCGACCAGCGAAGAGATCTCCTTCGTGAACTACAACGACCCATCTCAGATCCACCTCGCGTTTGGAGCGAAGGATGACGAGATGAGGGTGATGTTCATCACAAGGGACGGGATGAGGAGCTCTGTGAGGTACGGACTGAAGGAAGATGAGCTGGGAGAAACGGTGGAGGCGCCGGCGACGACGTATACAAGGCCGGATATGTGCGACTCGCCGGCGAATTCGGACATAGGGTGGAGGGATCCAGGCTACATCCACGACGGGCTCATGAAGAATTTGAAGCCTGGGAAGAAATATTACTATAAG GTGGGCGGCGATGAAGGAGGGTGGAGCCCAACTTACAGCTTCATATCTAAAGATAAGCAGTCTGACGAAACAAATGCCTTTCTTTTTGGAGACATGGGAACCTCGCTTCCATATCTGACCTTCCTTTACACACAAGAGGAAAGCAAATCCACTGTCAAGTGGATCCTGCGTGACATTGAAGATCTTGGGGACAAGCCTGCCTTCATATCCCACATTGGTGATATTAGTTACGCTCGTGGATATGCTTGGATATGGGATTCATTCTTCACTCAGATTGAACCCCTTGCCTCTAAAGTTCCATATCATGTCTGCATAGGCAACCATGAGTATGATTGGCCATCCCAGCCATGGCGGCCATCGTGGTCCTATGCCGTTTATGGAACCGATGGTGGCGGCGAATGCGGAGTTCCTTACAGTTTGAAGTTTAACATGCCTGGAAATTCTTCATTGCCGACCGGAACTGGTGCGCCGGCCACTCAAAACTTGTACTACTCCATTGATGTTGGAGTGGTCCATTTCCTCTTTATATCAACAGAGACCAACTTCTTGAAAGGCAGTGATCAGTATGCTTTCATCAAGAATGATTTGGAGTCTGTGAATCGAGAGAAGACACCGTTTGTAGTGGCGCAAGGTCATCGACCTATGTACACCACAAGCTATGAGTTAAGGGATGCGCCACTCAGAGCAAGAATGCTTGAGCATTTAGAGCCTCTGTTCACAAGCAACAGAGTTGATCTGGCACTCTGGGGCCATGTTCATACTTATGAGAGGTTATGCCCTTTGAGAAATTTCACCTGTGGATTCCCAGAAAACAGCACAGACAGTCATTTCACAATGCACATGGTAATTGGTATGGGTGGCCAAAACTGGCAGTCCAAATGGGAGCCAAGGCCGGACCATCCTGATCTTCCGATCTATCCGCAGCCAGCTAGATCGCTGTACCGAAGCGCAGAGCTTGGATATGTAAGGCTTCATGCAACCAGAGAGAAGATGGTTGTCACATACATAGGAAATCATGACGGCATGCCTCATGATTCTGTGGAGATTACTTCAAAAGGCCGTTGA
- the LOC116258898 gene encoding UDP-glycosyltransferase 83A1-like → MSSSIKPHVLVIPFPLQGHIMPLMELSHRLAGRDFPVTFVNTEHIHERLMAAARHRKPSSDDFAGKVKMVAVPDGWPSGDDRTKFGTFCHVMLKEMPGHLENLILDINRRDDRKITCVIADAHMPWALEVAEKLSIRRVAFWPASAATFSVMASIPRLLEERVIDSNGFLIDKRHVHLSDTMPAIDPALFGWLNIGKEDEKEMFQYLLICLQSVQDDLILCNSFPEIEFPAINLMKNLMPIGPLLSHNNMQFPMLWTEDSSCLGWLDRQPARSVIYVSFGSITLLNQHQLHELAHGLELTGRPFLWVSRPDLMDGSPAIYPDGFAGIVAAGHGCMVEWAPQKEVLSHPSIACFLTHCGWNSTMEGLYNGLPFLCWSYFADQHLNEYFIVEVWKVGLRVSKDKDGIVRKEEIKDKLEKLLHDERIRMRAMELKDMARKNEMDGGDSSKNFTTFADLIS, encoded by the exons ATGAGCAGCAGTATTAAGCCGCATGTCCTTGTGATCCCCTTTCCATTACAAGGTCATATCATGCCCTTAATGGAGCTCTCCCATCGCCTGGCCGGCCGGGACTTCCCAGTTACCTTCGTCAACACCGAGCACATTCACGAGCGACTGATGGCGGCAGCACGCCATCGAAAGCCCTCTTCCGACGATTTCGCCGGAAAAGTGAAGATGGTTGCCGTTCCTGATGGATGGCCTAGTGGGGATGACCGGACCAAGTTCGGCACGTTCTGCCATGTTATGTTGAAGGAGATGCCGGGGCACCTGGAGAACCTGATTCTCGACATCAACCGCAGAGACGACCGGAAGATCACTTGCGTGATCGCAGATGCGCATATGCCGTGGGCGCTCGAGGTAGCCGAGAAGCTAAGCATTAGGAGGGTGGCCTTCTGGCCGGCATCTGCTGCTACCTTCTCAGTCATGGCCAGTATTCCCCGGCTTTTGGAAGAACGAGTCATAGATTCGAACG GATTTCTGATAGACAAGAGGCATGTACATTTATCAGACACAATGCCAGCCATTGACCCTGCTTTATTTGGCTGGCTTAATATCGGAAAGGAAGATGAGAAGGAGATGTTTCAGTATCTTCTAATATGCCTTCAATCAGTTCAGGACGATCTTATCTTATGCAATTCCTTTCCTGAGATCGAATTCCCGGCTATCAACCTCATGAAAAATCTCATGCCAATTGGGCCTCTGCTATCACACAACAACATGCAGTTTCCCATGCTGTGGACAGAAGATTCAAGCTGTCTTGGTTGGCTTGACCGGCAACCAGCTCGCTCAGTCATATATGTTTCATTTGGTAGCATCACCTTACTGAACCAGCACCAACTTCATGAGCTCGCTCATGGACTCGAGCTCACCGGCAGGCCATTCCTCTGGGTCTCTAGGCCCGACCTCATGGATGGATCGCCCGCGATCTACCCAGATGGGTTCGCCGGAATTGTAGCCGCCGGTCACGGCTGCATGGTTGAGTGGGCTCCCCAGAAGGAAGTGTTGTCTCATCCTTCCATTGCTTGCTTCTTAACTCACTGCGGGTGGAACTCAACCATGGAAGGCCTGTATAATGGCCTTCCCTTCCTATGTTGGTCATACTTTGCTGACCAACACTTAAATGAGTACTTCATAGTTGAAGTGTGGAAGGTGGGACTGAGGGTGTCAAAGGACAAGGATGGAATCGTTaggaaagaagaaatcaaggacAAGCTTGAGAAGCTGCTGCATGATGAAAGAATAAGGATGAGGGCGATGGAGCTGAAGGACATGGCAAGGAAGAATGAGATGGATGGTGGTGATTCCTCAAAGAACTTTACTACTTTTGCTGATCTCATCAGCTAA